CCCAAGGGCTAGTTCAATTCCAGAGAAATGCAAGCAATCGTACTGGACTCCCGCCGCCTGCTAGGCTCACTATACCAAGTTAAGTTCCTCCAAAGTATTTTCATCATCGGTATCAGCAGAGTCACAAGATAAGGGATAAAGATAGTAGCCCATAGCTCCTTTATCAATTTCCTTCTGAAACTTAGCAGGGTCTAACAATGTTGGAGAAGTAGTATTGCTGCTGTCAGAAAGAATAACggtttcttgcccattgtgacaaaTACTCATTGTTCTGGCCTTCCAATCTAAATTGATTGGACTGTGACGATATAGCCAATCATAACCCAGTATAACATCATTGCTTTCCAATTTCAGTAGCTTGAAGGTGTCTTGAAATGTGTGCCCTTTAATAAGTAGTATCTGCAGTGTAAGCTCCAGTAGTTaattgacctcctccagccactTTGACAGTAAACAAATGTTTCTGACTCTCATATCAGTGAAGCCCACACCACCATAATCTTTAGGGGTGCATAGGTGTTCCCATCTGACCATGTGAAATTTCTTCTTCTTACTCCCAGTAGAAGTGATTTCTTATTGTATCAACTTTTTTCTGTATTTTGACAGGCAAAGTGTAGCAACCCAGAAGGTACATAGGGACATTTGATAAACATGCATTGATCAATATATCTCTTCCTCCATAAGAGAAATGTTTGCATTGCCAAGAGTCCAACTTCTTTTCTACCTTTTAATGAAAAAAAATCATTAGAAGAGATCTTGTCTTTGCTGATTGGTAATCCCAGATATTATATTTTATTGGAAATTTGCCTATCTCACAGTTATATCAGCTACCCTCTGCTCCTCCTCTACACTCAACCCTACTGTGAAAATATCACTCTTCAAGTAATTGACTTTCATGCCAGACATTTCCTCTAAACAGTAGAGAAGGAATTAGAATCCAGTAATAGACTCCATGTCATTATGCAAAAAAAGCAAAGTATCAGAAGCATATTGCAAATGACTAATCCCCCCTGGTATCAGATGTGGTACCAAACCTCTAatcacacctgcttccttagctctATCCAGAATTGCAGATAGTGCATCACCTACTAGGTGAAAAAGCAAAGGAGAAAGAGGATCTCCTTGCCTCAAACCTCTGAAAGTAGAGAAATATTCTCGCCAATCTCCATTCATATTCACACACACTTTGCCTCCTTCCACTGCTTGTCTAATCCAATCTATCCACCTGTCAGGGAAGTTTTTCCTATGCATTACCTCTGCCAAGAAAGGCCACTGAACTCTATCATAAGCTTTTTCAAAGTCCAACTGAAGCAAAATTCCTTCAGAGTGAGAGGTTTTCaactcatgcaaaacttcatgaagaATTACACATCCATCCAAAATGTACCTCCCAGGAATAAATCCAGTCTGAAGAGAGCTGATTACTTGTCGAGCCAGAGGAGTAAATCTAAGTGTCAGAGCTTTGGTAATAGCTTTAAACATAACATTTAGAACACATATGGGTCTATACTGTAGGATACTATTAGCATCCTTAATCTTTGGCAGTAGAGAAATGACACCATAGTTTAGTCTGGACAAGTTCAACCTGCCATGATATAGCTCCTTAAGCATTTAGATTTGTATATCTCTCAACTGGGGCCAAAAAGCTCTAAAAAGCTAACAGAGAAGCCATCTGGACCTGGAGCAGTATTTGGTTTCATGCTTTTCACCACCTTGTCTATCTCTTCACTCATGAAGTTAATACAAGTGAGGACTGAGTTCTTTCATTCATATAATTCAGAAGAGGAAGGCCGGTTGAGTGCTTTCCGCGTAAGACTATTGAGTTTCCAGCTGATTGCCCATATTTTCCAGGATAGGATTTGTCCACTTGATTGAATTCATGTCATTGAAGCAATGAACTTGCTAGCCAGCGTGCCAAAAAGGTTGCTGACTTTGGGTACACAGAGTAGTGGCGAGAAAAGGGCTTGCGCCTCAGCCGTTTCGCTTGATTCGGACCTTGTGGTTGTAGTCACAGGGTACAAAGATAACCCCACAACCATTTGTTGTATTCTTTAAGTCAATCGCTCGTAGTATGTGCTAGAATGAGATGAGATCCAGCTCAAAGGTGAAGACCTCATTCTTTGAACCCTCCCGGGCAATTCCTGTTCTAGCTTCTCTATCTCTAGCAAGTGATACGAACAACACAACATCTTCTCCGGTCGTAGGTCGGTAGGGCTTGCCCTGGCTAAGAAATGGAATAAAAAATTCCCGGTTTCTTGACTGTTTCTGAGATTATTTACCTTTATTTACATGAAGATGCACGGTCTCTTACACTTTTCCTAGCTTAAGTTGGCGGATTGGTAAACAAACGGCTCTGCAGCTCCGTTCGCTTCGGAACCACTCCCTTGCTTCTTATCGAGGTCGGTGCCAACAAACAAGTCCCATTCGAGCAATGGAATCTACATAAGAATGTAATCACTGTTAAGTATTCCACTCACTGATGCCCAGGAAAATGGGCCTCTGAAGAAAGCAAAGACAATATCTGTTGAGGGCGAGCCCCGCTCCCGAAGATACCTGATGATAAGTATGTTATCGAAGCGTTAAAGCGAGAATTCACATCTGTAAAAGATTCCCACATTCCGTGAGATTCGTTGCCTACCAAAGAAAGGTGCAAATAAGCCATTTTATTAGATTTTGCCTCTGTTGATCCTGCTCATGCTTTTTTTTCTCAATTGGTAAAGTCTCTCAGCCTTGCAAAGTGGAAAAAGAGATGGGCGTCGGATCCATGTTTCGCTAATCCCGAGCTTGAAGAGAAGTGAATGCCCGTGGGGAAACGAAGAAGGCCTAGGGTTATCTATTGAAAACCATGCATGCCCAGATCTATTACGAAAGTTGGAAAAACACAATGGCCAAATGCACTTATTTTCGAAGAAGAATGAGGCAATCGATCATCCGGACGAAAGGGATATGGAAAGTGGGCTTGTTCTTCACTCTATAAGTAAATATAATAGGCATCCATGGTTAACAAGTAGAGACTTCGCCTTTCTCTAAAGAGCCCAGAGGTCCTGCTAAATAAGATGTATTGTGAGCACAAGATGGACCTGAGCTCCTCTCTTAAACCAAGGCATACTCTACTGGCTTTCCCGTGGAAGTTTTAGAAGGCGGTTAGGTTAAAGATAAAGTGGTTGAGCAGTGAGAAGTGCACCGGAAGTGTACTTCGAGCGATGGGAAGCTAGCGTGAAAGGTGCTCCAGCTTGCTTGCTTGGTCAAAACAGGCTTTAAAGACAGCTTTCTCTTTCGCTACCTTACTTGGATAGTTTAGGCTTTCTTTTCCTTCCTCATTCACCAATCTATCATGACCGTCTTCTTTTCCTCCCTGAACTTATTTGAGTTGGTTTCGGTTGGTGAAGTCACCGGTATGGTATGATGGTTTAGTACCGTGCTCCTATAGTCCCATTGCCATCTCTTGGCTTAGAATTTGACACTTGATCATCGGTCTTCTAGGTCAAATGGGTGTCATCCCTTCTCAGCTTCTCACTTGAAGAACTATGAGATCTCTTGGTTCCAAACGTTAGTTATCCTGTTCTCGAACTTTTTTTTGCCTGCTTTGTCTCAACGAAAGCTTTTAGCCCATCCAGCTCGAATGAAGCTAGCTCTTCCCCTATAATATGCTTTCCTTCGGGGCaggttctttaaaaagaaaagaagaaaacgtgagACCGGTTGACTTCTCCGTCCTCAGCTTGTTGAATTGCATGGTGGAGTTAGGGCTCCCATATAAAACGTATAGTCAGTGGGTTGAGTGCTATCAACCAGATAAGATGCTGATAGTCTCGCAGAAGTACTTAACCTTGAAGATCAAATAGGATTTACCATTTCTAGATCAGACCCGGGGTCAGTTCGAAATACGACTCCCGTAAATAGATCTGGTCGAGGAAAGCATGTTGAATATCCGGTTTCATAAAAATAACTACATTCTCACATTTCTCGATCAGAAAACTAATAAGATAAAAAACGCCATCATTCTTATTTTAGAGAGGTGTCCCCAGAAGAAGATTTCTTCAGTATTAGCTGAATGTCTGACTTATGGTAGGAAGCTGTAGTTAGGGACGCCCCTACTTTATTTACAAGATGAAAGAGATCCGTATCAAGAGCTTATTCTTTTGGCTTTAAGCATGGCGTTTTCATTCATTTGTAACTATATAGATATATAGCCCTTGCAACCATGTCCCGGTCTACCCTTTTCCCTGATCTTTGGACCCGTCCACTTAACTTGAGCTTACATCTTGACCCTTGTATGTAGATTTCTGATTTCCTTCGCAATGAACAATCTATTCTCCACTTTTGAATAAAAACACCAACCACAACCGACCCAATAGTAGGAGTAGGTGGCAGTGAAAGTGCCACAGCCAGGGGAAGTGCCAGAGTCTAGAACCGAAGGTGGTTGCCACCTGATAAGATCCAAAGCGCAGCAAAGCCCCACGAAAGCAAACAGTACGGGTGGAGGAGTTACCGTGGGCACTGTGTTGGTTCAATCTCTCTATAGGTAGTGTGAAAAACCCTCAATTCAAGAGTTCCTGTTGACGGTCCCATTCCTTACTCTCTTTTTCAACTAACTTAATTGTAGTCCGCATTTCATTCTGCTGAGGATTTTGCGTATCACAGCTTTCGATCGACCAATACCCAATCCGCTATTAACAAGCAGTTGGATAGAGCTTCACCAGAGGGATTTGGTGTAACAACCCCCTTTACTGCACACTCAATTATAAGGAGATTCTTTCGGGTTAATGCAAAACGAAGTTCTTTTCTCATAAATCAGGTCAAAAtcttgaaatcatgccaaaaaaACGGGGGGGGGGGNNNNNNNNNNGGTTACGCAACTTTTTCCAGTGAGATCATCTATTCCCTTCTCTTTGGCGGATTCAATCATGCCTTGGTAATTGTGGCTTGGCCTAAGCGCTCACCTGAGAGTCCAAGAAAGAAGGCAAAACAGCTATATAGAGCCCCTCCCTCGAgtcgagcaatgaacaagtaagttAAGTAGAGACAAGGAAGAGGGGAAATGCAGTATCGTTATGTTATAGCAAGATCATCAGATCATGGGTGAAGCAATTGATCATCAAAAAGTTCTTTATCAGCCGGCGGAAAGCGTGGTAATTCATTCATTTCATCGGAAAAGGATCGAACTGGAGTCATCGCATCGTTTCTAGATCTTCGATACCTCTATATTCTGAAGAATAGGTCCTAAAATGGTCAATCGATTGTTTTCTCAACGGGAATCGAGGAAATGGCAAGGGTTTGAGTATAGCGAGCAGAGGAATAGTTTCCTTTATCAAAACAAGCCTATCGACTTGGAAACAGAAGATGTTGTAACTTAACTACACCCTTCCTCTTCTGCCGATCTTTACAACGCTATGCACATCTCCTTCTTAGTTTTGAAAAAGAAAAGGGCCTCTTTCCTTTTCCCAATACTTGACCAAGATTTCTGTTTAGTTCAGTTCCAGATTAGGAAGCAATAGATGTTCCATTGGCCGAGAAGGAAACCAGTAAGCAGATTGAAGAGATAGATTGAATAACAGGCAGATTCCCCTCGTAACAGGCATATAAATAAGTCCCATTAAATTGATTGATAGACTACGCATCGATGGTGTCGAGTCATCCTTGTAAGCTAAATACTACACAACCCTCCTTAGAGGGGGAACCTTAGAGGAAGAATACATATTACTTAGAGGACGGATGATGGTACATAGGCAAATCCTCAATCTATAGATGCTTTAGTGCCAGGCAGGCAGAGCCAGAGCCGCGTCGGGCAATGAACAACTCGTTTTTCGGAAGATAGTTGCGTTGCAGGTAAAGCTATCAGTAGTTGGAGCTAAAGCAAGCTAGCTATAGGTGTTCGGATAGTTGTGTTGATAGAGGGTTTTCTCCCGGGAGACATATCGATTACACACAAGAACCTAACTCTACTTCTTTTATCCTCCTTACTGCTCCTTATCTCATTTCTCCTTTTATTAGCACAACACCTTGTACTCCTTTACAGAAGCTGTATCGCTCAGAGCACAAATCGTTGTGCTCCTCACTGTTCAAGAGAGTTCTTGCCCTTCTCTGATCGGGGAAGGTCATTTAAAAACACTAGATCATCCCATTTCAGTTGAAGAAAAAAAGTGATCCACCTAGAATATATGATCGATACCAAAAGATTGGATGTCATTTCTCAACACCAGCTTCTCACCTGGAGGAGGGAAGGGAGATATGAGCATAGCGATAGCGGTATCTTTTCCTCTTTTGATAGAAGCCCACATGCCCACTCTTCTACCCCCCCCCCCGTACCACAGGGTATCAGGGGCCTCATGATCTCCATGAACAGAGATCACTACACAGGAAACAACTATATGAAAAACTTGCTTGCTTCTTCGAATCTCGAAATAACAGAACATATAGAAAGTGTTTTTGTGATTTTTCCATTCTCTTCGGGGAACCTATAGAAAGATTATCAGACGGCTTTCATGATATTATGCTTCCTTGCCCGTGTGGAACATGTGTGAGCATTATGTTTTTCCAACAAGTGATCCGACTGGAAGAAGTGTTATATGAGGACTTCGAGATCAAATAGAGAATCTGTCTCTCCATTCCTCGTGAGCCACTTATTTCGGAGAAATCAGAGATCAGAGTGATTTTCCTCCTTTTTCCCAAATAGTCGACGGTCTTACACCATTGGGATACTTCGGATAAACTGGAGTACATATATGAGAGACCGGTGCTAAAACCTTTTCTCGAGATATCTTCCAGATTCTTAGGGTCCTTGCTCTGGATCTCGCCCCCCCGGCGTGAAAGCAGTTGGTTCCGTAGTTTGAGAATTCTACTAATTCCAAGTATTCCATTATTATTATTAAATAAGAGAATATAAAAAGTAAAGAGGAGAAGACATAACCAGAAAAATTGTGAGAAATAAGTTAATTTATCAAGTTGAGGCATTTCGATTTGGATTTCAAATAAGAAAAAAAGGATTTTGTGAAATTTAGGAGTCGTTCGAAAGCATCAAGAGGGAAGAACTCAGATAGAAAGGCAGGCGAAGTTGGCGGCCAACCTAATTCCCCTCCCAGTTGTACCCTTGTGCATCCCCTTCGTAAACGATTTCCACTGGATCTGGAGATTCCCCGGGGCCCCCCGAATCATCATCTTTGGACCTCGAATCATCATCCCACCTTTTACGCTTCCGCGAAGAAGACGGGCCTGCCTCGTTCGCCCCATCATTTGCTTTTGTGCTTTCAGGGGATCCCGTGGAATGAGCCTCCTGCTCTTCCAAAGGCGCATCGGGGTCGAGAGAATCTGGTTCACCGAGCTCGGCGCGGCGAAACCGCTTCGCCAGATTGGTGGCTATTGCGACGAATTCGCTTGCGTCCCCGGCTTCCGTATAATCGGAGAAGATTTGTTGAAGAGTATCTCCTCCCTCACTATTCCACAATACATGATTTTCAGTGAACGATCGCGCAGATTCACCTTCCTCTAAAGGAAGAGGAGTGCCTACTTCGTGAAATATTCTTTCAACCTTGGAAGTCAACTCCGCAATTATGTCTTCGGGATGGGCGGCGTGCGCCATTTCCTGCTGGAGGTCTGGTAGTCCGCCAACGGGAGGTTGGTCTATGGGAAAGTCACCCCCGTTAGGAGTATTGGTCATGACGAGAACATTGAGATCCGTGACATTCTCATTCCCAAGATGAAAGGCTATTCCTTGAACTCCGAATAAGACAACAAATGCCATTATTAGTACTGTCAACGCAAGACCAAACGATGGTATAGCAATGAACAAAAGAATGACACTTGGAAATATGGTCCGAATAATTTCGATAGTAGTTCCATGAACAATCCTTTGTGGGATTGGATTAGTTTGCTCATTGAAATGCCATAAAGCGCGAACCAACATCCGTGATACGAAAACCAAAATAAGAATGAGGAAGAAAAAGATATCGTGATGTAAGTCAATGATTCCTTGCATCATAGGTGTTGCTGCGTCTTGAGATCCTAATTGCCATGGTTCCGCAGCATCACAAAGAGCGATTGTGAGGAATCGACATGATAATGAACGAAGAATCATTGGAATTTCCCATCTTTTTCAGCTCTACTCCCAAACTAAAGAGAAAGGAAAGGAGACTGATCTTGACGTCCGTGTCGGTTTTTCCAACGAAACGAATAAGTTTTGGATTGagatttcacataagcattgcacaaTGATCCGCATTAGGCGGGGAGCAGCAATGATACCGCTGGCCGGGAATAAGTACCTATCCCTCTACTACTGACGATGTTTTTCGTTCTATTGAAATCCTGCGTCGAGCCGATGTTTCATTGATCGATACCGGGCACATCCATCACATCAACTATTTCACTTTTCATACGCATTTATTGACGGACCGGTAAACTAGACCCGAAAAACTCCTATTTTTAAAACGAAAGACCCATCACAAAATTATGGCGCAACGCTATGACGAGCGTTCTCACAGGCCGGCACCTCGATGCATCCGTCTCAAGAGTTGTACACCTTACATGTGCTTCACGCCACAATCTCTCACTTTCTGCTCCTCCATCTGTCTCCATCATATAATCAATCTCACCTCTCATGTCTGAGTGAAAAAACCATATTTGTTAGTATATATCAAGGCCGAGAGGACACGTTCCTCTCATGTCGAGATTAGTATTAGGGACCCTTAGTATTATTAACCGGTTACTATACGTACATGCAGTGAGACAATCAATATATGCTCTcattcacatttcattctagcactgACGACTCCAGCCCTATCTATCCCTAGAAGCAAATGGACCCTAGAAGCAAATGGAGTAAGTCCGATGGAACACTCGGATTGGAAAAGATAATTATACTTATAGGCATGGATGAAAAAAAAGCTTGGAAACTAGTTCAAATCGAACTCAAAAGCAACTAGGCAATCCAACTTCCATTGAAGCAGCTTCCCTGGAACTAGCTGCCATTGTATCGGTTGGTGCCATTTCTTCTCTTGGAGGCAGGGCAATAGATTAAGATTAGGCGGTAAGTGAAGGAACTGTAGGGCTTAGGGCTGCGGGTGAGCGCAACTTCAATAGGTTGAGGGGAGGAAGAGAAGAAAAAGCAGCTATTTCACCTGGTGTCGTAATAACCACTGTTTTCGGGTTTGAAGGCATAAGCGCAGCAGAGATCTTCTTTCATTTAAGAAGAAGCCACCGTAAAGAAGAGGAAACAAGGCGTTTAAGGGACACCGACTCCCATTATTTTCTCCAGACCTGCTTTGGCTAAATCGACGGAGGCTTAGCTTATTATGTTTCGGGCGTTTAGCTAGCTTAGAGAATAAAGAAATCTATCTCTAAAGGGGGAGCGGTACGACTATTTTAGGTTAGAGGAAGGTTGAAGAGAGAATAGCTAAAATAGCCAGTCGGGTAGGCAAGTGCGGGTGGCTGTGGTCAAAGTGAATATGTCTTGTTTCGGTTAGCGGTTTCGGCTCTCCGGCACCGAAGTAAACTCTTTCTATTGCGGGGCCTATGGAGTTTGGGGATGAGTGCTGACACTTTACTGTGCAACATTCCTGTTTCTTTCATTCCCCTTACTAGATCAAAGAGGGCATATGTGGGGTTTGAAGATGCCTGGACCTTACCACCTTATTCTAATAGCCCGCATCAATGCCTCTGCCCAGAACATAGGAGCCCCCTGGTTTCAAGATCTCATATCAATTTTCAACTGCTGGGAAAGAATTGGGGTGCGGCAGGAAGAAATGGAATTCTCAATAAAAGTATAAACAGGTCTTCCCCACTGCTGCATAGAATCTGAGCTGGGTGGAATTGAAGTTCGGTTTCGATCAAGACACCCCTGCCTACTTACCTTAAAAAAATGACTAATGATCAACCGATCACAGAGGTCCTTTTCCAGCAACTTCAAATCAGAAAGCCCCGACTCCCATAAAGAATGCTTGCAGATCTTTCTTTTTATTACGATGACGATATGGACCTCATTACTGTCTCATTTTCTTATATTTATATAAGTTCTTTTTTTTGGATTCGACATAACAAGAACAGAATCACGCTCTGTAGGATTTGAACCTACGACATTGGGTTTTGGAGACACACGTTCTACCGAACTGAACTAAGAGCGCTTTCCGGGAGATAAAGCAGTAAAGAAAAAGGATGATTTTTGTACCGCATGCATATAGAAAAATGAAACTCTGAATTTTGTCCAATTTGAATCGATCTCAATTGATCCCTCGTTACTGCCCATAGGAGAAGTAATAGGTAGGGATGACAGGATTTGAACCCCTGCCTTGTTTTCCACATCATAATTTATTCCTCCATCTATATACAACTTTCTTGTCATTTCTTCTTTTTGGTTTCATATAATAAATGATATACATCTGAAACCCAACCTAACGTATAAAGAATGAATATTTATCGGTAATGCTCAGGAAGAAAGAAGGGGTCATCTTTTTGATTTTTATTCCACCCTCATGTACCCTTCTTTGCATTTTTTCTAAAGCCTGTTCAACCTCATATCACCTAGAACAAGTCATGGACTTCTTCAATGAAAGAAAGTCTCATGGAAATGTTTTCAACGAAATAAGAACCATACAAAATAGATTTATTGATCTTTTTATTTAGGAAAACGGATTTTTTCGCAGTTTTTTCTTTTATCCTAAAGATATGCAGAACGAGTGTATTATGAAATGTTCGTTGTCTAGCTTTGCATACATCGCTACTTAATCGTTTAGTGGTTATCGATGAAAttacttcaccatagagaaaatattattgaagtttatatatatatatatattattggtTGCTTTTGTTTATGTCCAATTGGAAAAGTTGATCTTCTAAATTCATATGTTTAGCCTAAAGTACATAACTTGTGTTCCTCCCTAGTTCTTGCAAAGCCACCTAATCAAGCCTCACCTCATTTGTAGTTATAACATGTTCAGCTGAAagcaaactccaaataaaattggTTTACTATTAGTAACACATATACTTTTTTACCTTAGCTCTTTATTTATTGTTCATTGAGCAGTTCAAATGCTTTGATTGCTTATCAGATAAGAGGTAAAAATATTCTTCATTCTTTATTTTGTTAATTCCAAATTGCATTCAAATCCATTCTTTCTCATAACTTGAGAATATGTACAGCGCAGAACAGAAAAGAAGGCTGATTTGATGAGTTGTAGGGGCGGACCCACTTCCACTGATTTCTTGCGGGAAGGTTCTATAAGGGAAGAAGAATCAGAGCTGTGACCTGGTAACCTTGATTTCTTTCGGAACGTCATTACGAGAGTAACAAAGAAAGAATAACGTAGATAGGAAGGAGCGAGCCGAGCCCCAAGGATAATGAATTGGTATGCCGGGTGCTTACTTGAGCAAGAAGCCAAGTCATCGATAATCAAAGAAAGGTGTGAGTGAACGAGCCCAACTTTCCGATTCAAATATGACTCCTTTCCACTTTCAACAAATAGAGAAATCTCCGCTAGGCTAGCAGTGGGTAACCAACGTAGTGCCCCATTCGTTCCATGACATCCAATCAGTTCTCCTCGGATTCCAATCCAATCTCCCAATCAGTGAGAAATAGACGGTCGGATGAGATCTCGAACGTTGTCCCTACCTACTGAGGAATCAAAAGTGTACGTAGAAAAATAGAGTGTTGGAAATGCATCGAGGAGAACTTACCTTGTGAGTCACTACTCCGGCACTGGGCAGGAATACTACTAGCGAGGCTTATAGGCGGCTAGTTCTTAAAGAAATCTGTCAGCTATAACCTAGCCTATTGAATCTGGTACGCCCGAAGCACGAAACTAGATAGGTAGCCCTACCTACGACTAGAAAAGTATCGTATTTTTTTCTTCCAGTAAATCTTCCACTCATTCCTTCCATTATGGAATATCATTTGGAGTGTATTTTCCCTCTCAAAAAAGGCTTCACCCTCACTTCACTGAACTTATTGGAAATGCCTAGGACAGAGTTCATTCACTTGCCCAGCAGCCCTACTCCTCATAGTTGATCCGAATTTCTATCCCTGATTGACTCAATCAGGAAGAGGAAGACTTGATAAAAGATGAAAAGAAAGGATTGATTACCTTTTGAagtcaagaaaagaaaggaaagggctaTTTATGAGTTTATGTAGATGAAGTTTCAGATTCTTGGATGAGCGGAACATCTTTGAGACAAATCATCTCTACCCGGGTACATAGCTTCATCCAAACCATGGATCCACGAATTGTTGACTCGCTCTAGAAAAGAGCTTCGTAGTTGGGAGCTCTGAACCGATGATCGATATGGTTTCCTAGGATGAGAACTATGGTTTACTACTTGAAAGAAAGTTGTTtt
The Triticum dicoccoides isolate Atlit2015 ecotype Zavitan chromosome 3A, WEW_v2.0, whole genome shotgun sequence genome window above contains:
- the LOC119271381 gene encoding putative ATP synthase protein YMF19; this translates as MPQLDKLTYFSQFFWLCLLLFTFYILLFNNNNGILGISRILKLRNQLLSRRGGEIQSKDPKNLEDISRKGFSTGLSYMYSSLSEVSQWCKTVDYLGKRRKITLISDFSEISGSRGMERQILYLISKSSYNTSSSRITCWKNIMLTHVPHGQGSIIS